The following are encoded together in the Kutzneria kofuensis genome:
- a CDS encoding MOSC domain-containing protein, whose amino-acid sequence MSRHEVEIIALLVSPTHAFEGRPQDGPRPDPVPAERDHVEVRAGLGLVGDRYFDHRAHRNAAVTLFAAESLDALHLAQPVDPHAVRRNIVLRGFPVDELVGQEFTLDGIRFQGHRPANPCKWMDVVVAPGAFRGLRGHGGVRCVPLDDGVLRLGPAVLETSSTERVLAKA is encoded by the coding sequence ATGAGCAGGCACGAGGTGGAGATCATCGCTCTGCTCGTCTCGCCCACGCACGCCTTCGAGGGTCGTCCGCAGGACGGGCCGCGGCCGGACCCGGTGCCGGCGGAGCGTGATCACGTGGAGGTGCGAGCGGGCCTCGGGCTGGTCGGCGACCGCTACTTCGACCACCGCGCGCATCGCAACGCCGCCGTCACGCTGTTCGCGGCGGAATCGTTGGACGCCTTGCACTTGGCCCAGCCGGTGGATCCGCATGCCGTGCGCCGCAACATCGTGCTGCGTGGCTTTCCCGTGGACGAGCTGGTCGGGCAGGAGTTCACCCTCGACGGGATCCGGTTCCAGGGCCACCGGCCGGCGAACCCGTGCAAGTGGATGGACGTGGTGGTCGCACCTGGCGCGTTCCGCGGCCTGCGTGGGCACGGCGGCGTGCGCTGCGTGCCGCTGGACGACGGCGTGCTCAGGCTGGGCCCGGCGGTGCTGGAAACATCGTCGACGGAACGCGTGTTGGCCAAGGCATGA
- a CDS encoding phenylacetate--CoA ligase family protein: protein MSALLGRILLTVPVLRAQGLEPADDPFDTLARLPIVTKQQIRDDYRGHFAEDIDPSDCASVVTSGTTGVPLKIVHNSEHFVHVNALALRRAFDYGLPLDRKMLRPFKSESDDWFEYTLPSAGFLRFAEFGFVTDEAEIARRCREFAPDAVFTHPSRALALRDMVPGLRPRIVQTFGEQLTDGGRAAIEEHFQAPVRDCYGTNEAGTIAAQCPEFGSYHIEGERLCVEIVDADGRPLPDGAEGDIVVTNMFNTVMPFVRYNTGDVGALSSGRCPCGRDQKVLRLIAGRQYGAITLPDGTRIDVLRLVKQLDRFPLERLQVVQADTTELTVLVVPAAGCTDDDLRRATDAANAALHHRLPVRLRRAAAEEFAESSAGKHLNFVNLLEN from the coding sequence TTGTCGGCGCTGTTGGGCCGGATTCTGCTGACGGTGCCGGTGTTGCGGGCTCAGGGCCTGGAGCCGGCCGATGATCCGTTCGACACGCTGGCGCGGCTGCCGATCGTGACCAAGCAGCAGATCCGGGACGACTACCGCGGGCACTTCGCCGAGGACATCGACCCGTCCGACTGTGCCTCGGTGGTCACCTCGGGGACCACCGGCGTGCCGCTGAAGATCGTGCACAATTCCGAGCACTTCGTCCATGTGAACGCCCTCGCGCTGCGGCGCGCCTTCGACTACGGGCTGCCGCTGGACCGGAAGATGCTGCGCCCCTTCAAGTCCGAGTCCGACGACTGGTTCGAGTACACGCTGCCGTCCGCGGGCTTCCTGCGGTTCGCCGAATTCGGGTTCGTGACCGACGAGGCCGAGATCGCCCGCCGCTGCCGAGAGTTCGCCCCCGACGCGGTGTTCACCCACCCCTCACGGGCGTTGGCCTTGCGGGACATGGTTCCCGGCCTGCGGCCGCGGATCGTGCAGACGTTCGGCGAACAGCTCACCGACGGCGGCCGCGCGGCGATCGAGGAGCACTTCCAGGCCCCGGTCCGCGACTGCTACGGGACCAACGAGGCCGGCACCATCGCCGCCCAGTGCCCGGAATTCGGTTCGTACCACATCGAAGGCGAGCGGCTGTGCGTCGAGATCGTCGACGCGGACGGCCGGCCGCTGCCGGACGGCGCCGAGGGCGACATCGTCGTGACCAACATGTTCAACACCGTGATGCCGTTCGTCCGCTACAACACCGGCGACGTCGGCGCCCTGTCGTCCGGGCGGTGTCCGTGCGGGCGGGACCAGAAGGTGTTGCGGCTCATCGCCGGCCGCCAGTACGGCGCCATCACGCTGCCCGACGGAACCCGGATCGACGTGCTGCGGCTGGTGAAGCAGCTCGACCGGTTCCCGCTGGAGCGGCTCCAGGTGGTGCAAGCCGACACCACCGAGCTCACCGTGCTCGTGGTGCCCGCCGCGGGCTGCACGGACGACGACCTGCGCCGGGCGACCGACGCGGCCAACGCCGCGCTGCACCACCGGCTGCCCGTGCGCCTACGCCGCGCCGCGGCGGAGGAGTTCGCGGAGTCCAGTGCCGGCAAGCACCTGAACTTCGTGAACCTGCTGGAGAACTGA
- a CDS encoding M1 family metallopeptidase has translation MRGTIGADRSADSYLPQHGNGGYRVTHYDLELDYKPGPGRLAGRARITAQARADLAGFSLDLHGMRVDRVLVNGKSARYSHRGNKLRVTPARPVTVGAAFTVEVRYVGTPKPVRSPHWGEIGWEQLEDGALVASQPIGAPSWFPCNDQPGDKATYRIAVTTPSPYTVVANGSLVSRRVGGSSTTWVFEQLAPMATYLATVQIGLYAEVEVSAGQRAAVPPRLVGVFGHDFGRQPQIMAAFVSMFGAYPFAEYHVVVADEILDVPVEAQGLSIFGANHVDGHRGCEHLVAHELAHQWFGNSLTIADWRHIWLNEGFATYAEWLWSEASGGLSAAVLAARSHAEMARQRQDIRIGDPGVRRMFDDRVYQRGALTLHALRVRLGDDAFFAVLREWTEKHRHSTVTTDKFIAVAQEHSLKPLDRFFRSWLQDTALPRGFE, from the coding sequence GTGAGGGGCACGATCGGCGCGGACCGGTCCGCCGACTCGTACCTGCCCCAGCACGGCAACGGGGGCTACCGGGTCACGCACTACGACCTGGAACTGGACTACAAGCCGGGTCCCGGCCGCCTCGCCGGCCGGGCCCGGATCACCGCGCAGGCCCGGGCCGACCTCGCCGGATTCAGCCTCGACCTGCACGGCATGCGGGTGGACCGGGTACTGGTCAACGGCAAGTCGGCCCGCTACAGCCATCGCGGCAACAAGCTGCGCGTCACGCCGGCCCGCCCGGTCACGGTCGGGGCGGCGTTCACCGTCGAGGTCCGCTACGTCGGCACGCCCAAGCCGGTGCGCAGCCCGCACTGGGGCGAGATCGGCTGGGAGCAGCTGGAGGACGGCGCGCTGGTGGCCAGCCAGCCGATCGGGGCGCCGTCCTGGTTCCCGTGCAACGACCAGCCCGGAGACAAGGCCACCTACCGGATCGCGGTGACCACGCCGTCGCCGTACACCGTGGTGGCCAACGGCTCGCTGGTGTCGCGGCGGGTCGGCGGCAGCAGCACCACCTGGGTGTTCGAACAGCTCGCGCCGATGGCCACGTATCTCGCGACCGTGCAGATCGGGCTCTACGCCGAAGTCGAGGTGTCCGCCGGGCAGCGAGCCGCCGTGCCGCCGCGGCTGGTCGGCGTGTTCGGGCACGACTTCGGCCGGCAGCCGCAGATCATGGCCGCCTTCGTGTCGATGTTCGGCGCCTACCCGTTCGCCGAGTACCACGTCGTCGTCGCCGACGAGATCCTCGACGTGCCGGTGGAGGCGCAGGGGCTGTCCATCTTCGGCGCCAACCACGTGGACGGGCATCGCGGCTGCGAGCATCTCGTCGCGCACGAGCTGGCGCACCAGTGGTTCGGCAACAGCCTGACCATCGCCGACTGGCGGCACATCTGGCTCAACGAGGGTTTCGCCACCTACGCCGAGTGGCTCTGGTCCGAGGCGTCCGGCGGCCTGTCCGCCGCTGTGCTCGCCGCGCGGTCCCACGCCGAGATGGCCCGCCAGCGTCAGGACATCCGCATCGGCGACCCGGGCGTGCGCCGCATGTTCGACGATCGCGTCTACCAGCGCGGTGCTCTCACCCTGCACGCCTTGCGTGTCCGGCTCGGTGACGACGCGTTCTTCGCCGTGCTGCGGGAATGGACCGAGAAGCACCGGCACTCGACGGTGACCACGGACAAGTTCATCGCCGTCGCCCAGGAGCACTCGCTCAAGCCGCTGGACCGGTTCTTCCGCTCCTGGCTGCAGGACACGGCGCTTCCCCGCGGCTTCGAGTGA
- a CDS encoding Pls/PosA family non-ribosomal peptide synthetase yields MTAVQDPRVLVENAVFTTRGAAKARTLLDILGETALRHPTAAAVDDGTTTLSYRALAAEVDRLRETLTGHGIGVGDRVGVRAPSGTVDLYVSILAVLAAGAAYVPVDFEDPQERADLVFGEADVCAVIGADREITVCGTPLGVLGAPGLDDDAWIIFTSGSTGKPKGVAVSHRAAAAFVDAEAELFLVDEPIGPGDRVLAGLSVAFDASCEEMWLAWRHGACLVPAPRALVRTGIDLGPWLVEREITIVSTVPTLAALWPAEALDEVRLLIFGGEACPPELAERVAVEGREVWNTYGPTEATVVACAAQLTGEGPVRIGLPLDGWELTVVDQQGEVVPMGEQGELVIGGVGLARYLDHAKDAEKYAPLPSMGWDRAYRSGDLVRAEPAGLLFVGRADEQVKLGGRRIELGEVDAALQALPGVAGAAAAVRNGTLLVGYVVPTAEFDRETAIERLRSALPAALVPLLAEVETLPTRTSGKVDRNALPWPLPQATDTSQLAGTEAWLAEQWGAVLGVAPAEADADFFASGGSSLAAARLVGLIRAKYPSGSVSDIYQFPTLRAMAARLDEFDAKEAKARTVAPTPRSAQFKQLLLMLPLTTLIGLRWTVAAAAGSTLLNLLGAAWAPTLPWWAIALAWLVLFHPAGRVAIAAGGARLLLRKVKPGRYPRGGKTHLRLWTAEQLANAVGATNLTGTWLTRYARALGVKIADGVDLHSLPPVTGLLKLGKGSAVEPEVDLSGHWLDGDVLHIGKIRIGAGATVGARSTLFPGARIGKRAEIAPGSGVTGSVPAGQRWSGVPAVRDGKAERRWPSSRPPRLRRWAFAYGAATFALGLLPVAAALPGLAIVALFLRENPTLGSALLAVPAATVASLLAYALLVLVGVRLCSIGLRPGYHPVFGRIAWQAWTTERLMNMARTTLFPLYASLFTPVWLRALGMKVGRRVEASTVLALPSMTTVGDGAFLADDTMVGSYELGGGWLRIANARIGKRAFLGNSGMTAPGRAVPKRGLVGVLSSTPKGAKAGSSYLGMPPIKLPRAVEDGDQSRTFDPPTKLVVARGLVEICRVLPVMASVALGVLALFAIAGVAGFGGFGVAALLSGVVLIACGLVAATVAVAAKWLLVGRFKAVEHPLWSSFVWRNELADTFVEVLAVPWLAGSVAGTPVMNAWLRGLGARIGRGAWVETYWLPEADLVSVGVGATVNRGCVVQTHLFHDRIMRMDEVTLAEGATLGPHGIVLPGATIGAGTTVGPASLVMRGESVPANTRWLGNPIAAWSKRG; encoded by the coding sequence TTGACCGCAGTTCAGGATCCGCGCGTTCTCGTCGAGAACGCGGTGTTCACCACGCGGGGCGCGGCGAAGGCCCGCACGCTGCTCGACATTCTGGGTGAGACGGCGCTGCGACACCCGACCGCGGCGGCGGTGGACGACGGCACGACGACGCTGAGCTACCGCGCCCTGGCGGCGGAGGTGGACCGGCTGCGCGAAACCCTGACCGGCCACGGCATCGGGGTGGGCGACCGGGTGGGCGTGCGCGCACCCTCGGGCACGGTCGACCTGTACGTCAGCATCCTCGCGGTGCTGGCGGCGGGCGCGGCGTACGTGCCGGTGGACTTCGAGGACCCGCAGGAGCGTGCCGACCTGGTCTTCGGCGAGGCGGACGTGTGCGCGGTGATCGGCGCGGACCGCGAGATCACCGTGTGCGGCACGCCGCTGGGCGTGCTGGGCGCGCCGGGTCTGGACGACGACGCGTGGATCATCTTCACCTCCGGCTCCACCGGCAAGCCGAAGGGCGTCGCGGTGTCACACCGCGCGGCGGCGGCGTTCGTGGACGCCGAGGCGGAGCTGTTCCTGGTGGACGAGCCGATCGGCCCCGGCGACCGGGTGCTGGCCGGCCTGTCGGTGGCGTTCGACGCCTCCTGCGAGGAGATGTGGCTGGCCTGGCGGCACGGCGCGTGCCTGGTGCCGGCGCCGCGTGCCCTCGTGCGCACGGGCATCGACCTTGGCCCCTGGCTGGTCGAGCGGGAGATCACCATCGTCTCCACGGTGCCGACGCTGGCGGCGCTGTGGCCGGCGGAGGCCCTGGACGAGGTGCGGCTGCTCATCTTCGGCGGCGAGGCCTGCCCGCCGGAGTTGGCCGAGCGCGTCGCGGTCGAGGGCCGCGAGGTGTGGAACACCTACGGCCCCACCGAGGCGACGGTCGTGGCTTGCGCCGCGCAGCTGACCGGCGAGGGCCCGGTGCGCATCGGCCTGCCACTGGACGGCTGGGAGCTGACCGTGGTGGACCAGCAGGGCGAGGTCGTGCCGATGGGCGAGCAGGGCGAGCTGGTCATCGGCGGCGTGGGCCTGGCCCGCTACCTGGACCACGCCAAGGACGCGGAGAAGTACGCGCCGCTGCCGTCGATGGGCTGGGACCGTGCTTACCGCAGCGGCGACCTGGTCCGCGCGGAGCCGGCCGGCCTGCTGTTCGTCGGGCGGGCGGACGAGCAGGTCAAGCTGGGCGGCCGGCGAATCGAGCTGGGCGAGGTCGACGCCGCCCTGCAGGCGCTGCCGGGTGTCGCCGGCGCCGCGGCGGCCGTCCGCAACGGCACGCTGCTGGTCGGCTACGTCGTGCCGACCGCCGAGTTCGACCGGGAGACCGCCATCGAGCGGCTGCGGTCGGCGCTGCCGGCGGCCCTGGTGCCACTGCTGGCCGAGGTGGAGACGCTGCCGACGCGCACGTCGGGCAAGGTGGACCGGAACGCGTTGCCGTGGCCGCTGCCGCAGGCAACTGACACTTCCCAGCTCGCGGGCACCGAGGCGTGGCTGGCTGAGCAGTGGGGCGCCGTACTGGGCGTCGCGCCGGCCGAGGCCGACGCCGACTTCTTCGCCAGCGGCGGCAGCAGCCTCGCGGCGGCCCGGCTGGTGGGGCTGATCCGGGCCAAGTACCCGAGCGGCTCGGTCAGCGACATCTACCAGTTCCCGACGCTCCGGGCGATGGCCGCGCGCCTCGACGAGTTCGACGCCAAGGAGGCGAAGGCCCGCACGGTCGCGCCGACGCCCCGTTCCGCGCAGTTCAAGCAGCTGCTGCTGATGCTGCCGCTGACCACGCTGATCGGTCTCCGCTGGACGGTCGCGGCGGCGGCCGGCAGCACGCTGCTGAACCTGCTGGGTGCGGCCTGGGCACCGACCCTGCCGTGGTGGGCCATCGCGCTGGCCTGGCTGGTGCTGTTCCATCCGGCCGGCCGCGTCGCGATCGCCGCCGGCGGGGCGCGACTGCTGCTGCGCAAGGTCAAGCCGGGCCGCTATCCGCGCGGTGGCAAGACGCACCTGCGACTCTGGACGGCCGAGCAGCTGGCCAACGCCGTCGGCGCCACCAACCTCACCGGCACCTGGCTGACCCGGTACGCCCGCGCGCTCGGCGTGAAGATCGCCGACGGCGTCGACCTGCACTCGCTGCCGCCCGTCACCGGCCTGCTCAAGCTGGGCAAGGGCAGCGCCGTCGAGCCGGAGGTGGACCTGTCCGGCCACTGGCTGGACGGCGACGTGCTGCACATCGGCAAGATCCGCATCGGCGCCGGCGCGACCGTCGGCGCGCGCAGCACCCTGTTCCCCGGCGCCCGCATCGGCAAGCGCGCGGAGATCGCCCCCGGCTCCGGTGTCACCGGCTCGGTCCCGGCCGGCCAGCGCTGGTCCGGCGTGCCGGCCGTGCGGGACGGCAAGGCCGAGCGCCGCTGGCCGAGCAGCCGCCCGCCGCGCCTGCGCCGCTGGGCGTTCGCCTACGGCGCCGCCACCTTCGCGCTCGGGCTGCTGCCCGTCGCGGCCGCGCTGCCCGGCCTGGCCATCGTCGCGCTGTTCCTGCGTGAGAATCCGACGCTGGGCTCGGCGCTGCTGGCCGTGCCGGCGGCGACCGTCGCCTCGCTGCTCGCGTACGCGCTGCTGGTGCTGGTCGGCGTGCGACTGTGCTCGATCGGCCTGCGGCCCGGCTACCACCCGGTGTTCGGCCGGATCGCCTGGCAGGCATGGACCACCGAGCGGCTGATGAACATGGCCCGCACCACGCTGTTCCCCTTGTACGCCAGCCTGTTCACGCCGGTGTGGCTGCGGGCGCTGGGCATGAAGGTCGGCCGTCGGGTGGAGGCGTCGACGGTGTTGGCGCTGCCGTCTATGACCACGGTCGGCGACGGCGCGTTCCTGGCCGACGACACCATGGTCGGCAGCTACGAGCTGGGCGGCGGTTGGCTGCGCATCGCCAACGCGCGTATCGGCAAGCGGGCCTTCCTGGGCAACTCCGGCATGACCGCGCCGGGCCGGGCGGTGCCGAAGCGGGGCCTGGTCGGCGTGCTGTCGTCCACCCCGAAGGGCGCCAAGGCCGGCAGCTCCTACCTGGGCATGCCGCCGATCAAGCTGCCGCGGGCGGTCGAGGACGGCGACCAGAGCCGCACCTTCGACCCGCCGACCAAGCTGGTCGTCGCCCGCGGCCTGGTGGAGATCTGCCGCGTGCTGCCGGTGATGGCCTCCGTGGCGCTGGGCGTGCTGGCGCTGTTCGCCATCGCCGGCGTCGCCGGGTTCGGCGGGTTCGGCGTCGCCGCGCTGCTCAGCGGCGTCGTGCTGATCGCCTGCGGGCTGGTCGCCGCGACCGTCGCCGTGGCCGCGAAGTGGCTGCTCGTGGGCCGGTTCAAGGCGGTCGAGCACCCGCTGTGGAGCTCCTTCGTCTGGCGCAACGAGCTCGCCGACACGTTCGTCGAGGTGCTGGCGGTGCCGTGGCTGGCCGGCTCGGTCGCCGGCACGCCGGTGATGAACGCCTGGCTGCGCGGTCTCGGGGCCCGGATCGGCCGTGGCGCGTGGGTGGAGACATACTGGTTGCCGGAGGCCGACCTGGTGAGCGTCGGCGTGGGTGCGACCGTGAACCGGGGGTGCGTGGTGCAGACCCACCTGTTCCATGATCGAATCATGCGCATGGACGAGGTGACGTTGGCCGAGGGCGCGACGCTCGGCCCGCACGGCATCGTGCTGCCGGGGGCGACCATCGGCGCGGGCACCACCGTCGGCCCGGCCTCGCTGGTGATGCGCGGCGAGAGCGTGCCGGCCAACACCCGCTGGCTGGGCAACCCGATCGCCGCGTGGAGCAAGCGCGGGTGA
- a CDS encoding beta-glucosidase family protein, translating to MDLDELIKRLDLDTKAALLAGQDRWSLPAVPAIGLASLVMSDGPIGVRGTRQTPDDPSVALPSPTALAACWDPELARSVGRLLAQEARRKGVHVLLAPTVNLHRTPLGGRHFECYSEDPLLTGLVGAGYVRGVQDGGVATTVKHFVANDSETQRYTVDVRADDRTLRELYLAPFEIIVKQARPWGVMAAYNSVNGATMTEHGPLQNGILRDEWGFDGFIVSDWTATRHTERAALGGLDVAMPGPITPFGPDLAQAVRDGRVPEEAVDAMVRRVLLLAARVGILDGFEPAVATLPEPIAGDGLACEVAARSFVLLHNRADLLPLDATKAAKVAVLGGAAKDARILGGGSAVVFPAEVISPLDGLRQAFPDVTYELGADPRTQLPPLGDNADLRWIALDGNGVEVATGPLERGEIRWIGEAPQGVDPKRVRSVEIAGTFTPVETGKQTFGFIGLGQVRLTVGDTVLFEDSNMPAGDDPFTAILNPQEHRFDIDLPAGEPVQVSFRLTPLGLERGINKYVWIALTLGHSGPEADPERRIERAVAVARDADVAVVVVGTTDQSESEGFDRTTLALPGPQDELVRRVAAANPRTIVVVNAGSPVEMPWADDVAAVLLTWFPGQAAGAALADVLRGVREPGGRLPTTWPKRTEDAPVLNVTPTDGALRYDEGVFIGYRAWQRGDVEPAYWFGHGIGYTDWEYESAEFAPADDEHILGTATIVVRNAGARAGREVVQAYLAPAEADSERPARWLAGFASVTAEPGRRATAVITVPRRSAQVWRDGGWRDAAGGHVLEVGRSVADRRLTVDLRNGTVAG from the coding sequence ATGGATCTCGACGAGCTGATCAAGCGGCTGGATCTTGACACGAAGGCCGCCCTGCTGGCGGGGCAGGACCGGTGGTCGCTGCCGGCGGTGCCGGCGATCGGGCTGGCCTCGCTGGTGATGTCGGACGGGCCGATCGGGGTGCGGGGGACGAGGCAGACGCCGGACGACCCGTCGGTGGCGCTGCCGAGCCCGACGGCGCTGGCGGCGTGTTGGGATCCGGAGCTGGCGCGGAGCGTGGGAAGGCTGCTGGCGCAGGAGGCCCGCCGCAAGGGAGTGCACGTGTTGCTGGCGCCGACGGTGAACCTGCACCGGACGCCGCTGGGCGGCCGGCATTTCGAGTGCTACTCGGAGGATCCGCTGCTGACGGGCCTGGTGGGGGCGGGTTACGTGCGGGGCGTGCAGGACGGCGGCGTGGCGACGACGGTGAAGCACTTCGTGGCCAACGACTCGGAGACGCAGCGGTACACAGTGGATGTCCGGGCCGACGACCGCACGCTGCGGGAGCTGTACCTGGCGCCGTTCGAGATCATCGTGAAGCAGGCGCGGCCCTGGGGCGTGATGGCGGCGTACAACTCGGTCAACGGCGCGACGATGACCGAGCACGGCCCGCTGCAGAACGGAATCCTGCGCGACGAATGGGGATTCGACGGGTTCATCGTCTCGGACTGGACGGCTACCCGGCACACCGAACGCGCCGCGCTGGGCGGGCTGGACGTGGCGATGCCGGGCCCGATCACGCCGTTCGGCCCGGATCTGGCGCAGGCGGTCCGTGACGGCCGAGTGCCGGAGGAGGCCGTCGACGCGATGGTGCGGCGAGTGCTGCTGCTGGCGGCGCGGGTGGGAATTCTGGACGGCTTCGAGCCGGCAGTGGCAACGCTGCCGGAGCCGATCGCCGGTGACGGCCTGGCCTGCGAGGTGGCGGCGCGGTCGTTCGTGTTGCTGCACAACAGGGCGGATCTGCTCCCACTGGACGCAACGAAGGCGGCCAAGGTGGCGGTCCTCGGCGGCGCGGCGAAGGACGCCCGGATCCTCGGCGGCGGCAGCGCGGTGGTGTTCCCGGCCGAGGTGATCTCGCCGCTGGACGGCCTGCGGCAGGCGTTCCCGGACGTGACGTACGAACTCGGCGCGGACCCGCGCACGCAGCTGCCTCCGTTGGGAGACAACGCAGATCTCCGCTGGATCGCGCTCGACGGCAACGGTGTCGAGGTGGCGACCGGGCCGCTGGAGCGCGGCGAGATCCGCTGGATCGGCGAGGCGCCGCAAGGCGTCGACCCGAAGCGGGTGCGGTCGGTGGAGATCGCCGGCACGTTCACGCCGGTCGAGACGGGCAAGCAGACGTTCGGCTTCATCGGCCTCGGCCAGGTCCGGCTCACCGTCGGCGACACGGTCCTGTTCGAGGACTCGAACATGCCGGCGGGCGACGACCCGTTCACGGCGATCCTGAACCCCCAGGAACACCGGTTCGACATCGACCTGCCGGCGGGGGAACCGGTCCAGGTGAGTTTCCGGCTCACGCCGCTGGGGTTGGAACGCGGCATCAACAAGTACGTCTGGATCGCCCTCACGCTGGGCCACAGCGGCCCCGAGGCGGACCCGGAGCGGCGCATCGAGCGGGCGGTCGCTGTCGCGCGGGACGCCGATGTGGCGGTGGTCGTGGTCGGCACGACGGACCAGAGCGAGAGCGAGGGCTTCGACCGCACGACGCTGGCGCTGCCCGGCCCGCAGGACGAGTTGGTACGGCGCGTGGCGGCGGCGAATCCGCGCACGATCGTGGTGGTGAACGCCGGTTCGCCGGTGGAGATGCCGTGGGCGGACGACGTGGCGGCGGTGCTGCTGACGTGGTTCCCGGGCCAGGCGGCCGGCGCCGCGCTGGCGGACGTGCTCCGGGGCGTGCGGGAGCCGGGCGGCCGGCTGCCGACGACGTGGCCGAAGCGGACCGAGGACGCTCCCGTGCTGAACGTGACGCCGACCGACGGCGCGCTCCGCTACGACGAGGGCGTGTTCATCGGCTACCGGGCCTGGCAGCGCGGCGACGTGGAACCGGCGTACTGGTTCGGCCACGGAATCGGCTACACGGACTGGGAGTACGAATCCGCCGAATTCGCGCCGGCCGACGACGAGCACATTCTCGGCACCGCGACCATTGTCGTTCGGAATGCCGGTGCGCGGGCGGGACGGGAGGTCGTGCAGGCCTATCTGGCGCCGGCGGAGGCCGATTCCGAGCGGCCGGCGCGCTGGCTGGCCGGCTTCGCGTCGGTGACCGCCGAGCCGGGGCGGCGGGCCACCGCGGTGATCACGGTGCCGCGCCGGTCGGCGCAGGTGTGGCGGGACGGCGGCTGGCGCGACGCGGCCGGCGGGCACGTGCTGGAGGTCGGACGCTCGGTGGCCGACCGGCGACTCACCGTCGATCTCCGGAACGGTACAGTCGCCGGTTGA
- a CDS encoding cold-shock protein, with protein MATGRVLRFDDVRGFGFIAPDSGSEDVFVHANDLSEDKSVFKPGTTVEFQIEEGDRGLKAVDVRRTGRSAGRGGSGGSSGSTSGFGAELTEALLVEVPDLTGAQILRIRQTVADVARARGISL; from the coding sequence GTGGCGACAGGGCGGGTGCTGCGGTTCGACGACGTGCGGGGCTTCGGGTTCATCGCGCCGGATTCCGGCAGCGAGGACGTTTTTGTGCACGCGAACGACCTCAGCGAGGACAAGTCGGTGTTCAAGCCGGGCACCACGGTCGAATTCCAGATCGAGGAGGGCGACCGGGGCCTGAAGGCCGTCGACGTGCGGCGGACCGGGCGGTCGGCAGGCCGGGGCGGCTCCGGCGGCTCGAGCGGCTCGACGTCCGGGTTCGGCGCGGAGTTGACGGAGGCGCTGCTCGTCGAGGTCCCGGACCTGACCGGCGCGCAGATCCTGCGCATCCGCCAGACGGTGGCGGACGTGGCGCGGGCCCGCGGCATCTCGCTGTAG
- a CDS encoding cytochrome P450: MTTGELTACPYPFPEAPALELAPEYGEFRRASGLARLEMPYGGQAWLATRLTDVKLVLADPRFSRAAALGRDIPRTMPMIESTTNILAMDPPEHSRVRRVVAKAFTARNVERLRPRVAAIIDDLLRRMTDGRTSADLVAELALPMSVTTISELLGVPEDQRDEFHEWSTTASAISGASIDEIVAATTALREFLAGLAAERAKRPADDLISTLVTARDEDGRLTEEEMVSLGTTILSAGHETTANQLSGHVFTLLTQRELWQRLVDDPDLVPSAVEELLRLTPLGVVTFARIAKEDVEVGGTLVRAGESVVMQIAAANRDEEVFRHGDELDFDREANPHIAFGHGAHHCLGAPLARLELNTALTELVRRLPRLRLAVPPSEVVFKKGGLLRGPESLPVAW; the protein is encoded by the coding sequence GTGACCACCGGTGAACTGACGGCGTGCCCGTACCCGTTTCCCGAGGCGCCGGCCCTGGAGCTCGCGCCGGAATACGGGGAGTTCCGCCGCGCGTCCGGGCTGGCGCGGCTGGAGATGCCCTACGGCGGCCAGGCCTGGCTGGCGACCCGGCTGACCGACGTCAAGCTGGTGCTGGCCGACCCGCGGTTCAGCCGGGCGGCGGCGCTGGGTCGGGACATCCCGCGGACCATGCCCATGATCGAGTCGACGACAAACATCCTGGCCATGGACCCGCCCGAGCACAGCCGGGTGCGCCGCGTGGTGGCCAAGGCGTTCACCGCGCGCAACGTCGAACGGCTGCGGCCACGGGTGGCCGCGATCATCGACGACCTGCTGCGGCGGATGACCGACGGCAGGACGAGCGCGGACCTCGTCGCCGAGCTCGCGCTGCCGATGTCGGTCACCACCATCAGCGAGCTGCTCGGCGTGCCCGAGGACCAGCGGGACGAGTTCCACGAGTGGTCGACCACGGCCAGTGCGATCTCGGGCGCGAGCATCGACGAGATCGTCGCGGCCACCACCGCGCTGCGGGAGTTCCTGGCCGGACTGGCCGCCGAGCGCGCGAAGCGGCCGGCCGACGACCTCATCAGCACCCTGGTGACCGCCCGTGACGAGGACGGCCGGCTGACCGAGGAGGAAATGGTCTCCCTCGGTACGACGATCCTGTCGGCCGGCCACGAGACCACGGCCAACCAGCTCTCCGGCCACGTCTTCACGCTGCTGACCCAGCGCGAGTTGTGGCAGCGCCTGGTCGACGATCCCGACCTGGTTCCGTCGGCGGTCGAGGAGCTGCTGCGCCTGACGCCGCTGGGTGTCGTGACGTTCGCCCGCATCGCCAAGGAGGACGTCGAGGTCGGCGGCACGCTGGTGCGCGCGGGCGAGAGCGTCGTCATGCAGATCGCCGCGGCCAACCGGGACGAGGAGGTCTTCCGGCACGGTGACGAGCTGGACTTCGACCGCGAAGCCAACCCGCACATCGCGTTCGGTCACGGCGCGCACCACTGCCTCGGCGCGCCGCTGGCGCGGCTGGAACTCAACACCGCGCTGACGGAGCTGGTGCGCCGGCTGCCCCGGCTGCGGCTGGCGGTGCCGCCGAGCGAAGTCGTGTTCAAGAAGGGCGGCCTGCTGCGGGGCCCGGAGTCGCTGCCCGTCGCCTGGTGA